A single genomic interval of Spirosoma linguale DSM 74 harbors:
- a CDS encoding glutamate--cysteine ligase GCS2 (PFAM: glutamate--cysteine ligase GCS2~KEGG: scl:sce3587 carboxylate-amine ligase), with amino-acid sequence MPVFTLGIEEEFQTIDPATGELRSHMSKIVDGGQIVLQERVKAEMHQAVVEVGTNICNNIQEARQEVTYLRKMILELADKQNLKIAAAGTHPFSDWQEQLITPNERYDRLIDELRDVARSNLIFGLHVHVGIENRNEGVQIMNAVRYFLPHIYALSTNSPFWRGRNTGFKSYRSKVFDKFPRTGIPDFFSSAAEYDEYINLLVKTGCIDNGKKIWWDIRLHPFFDTIEFRICDVPMRVDETICLAAIMQALVAKIYKLHQQNLNFRPYRRILINENKWRAARYGIEGKLIDFGKQIEVPTHELIHELLNFIDDVVDELGSRAECEYVLKILEMGTGADRQLAVFQQTNDLKQVVDYIVEETSFGIR; translated from the coding sequence ATGCCCGTTTTCACCCTTGGAATAGAAGAAGAATTTCAGACAATAGACCCGGCTACGGGTGAGTTAAGGTCTCACATGTCGAAGATTGTCGACGGCGGTCAAATTGTTCTTCAGGAGCGTGTAAAGGCCGAAATGCACCAGGCAGTCGTTGAGGTTGGTACGAATATCTGCAATAATATTCAGGAAGCCCGCCAGGAAGTCACGTATCTCCGAAAGATGATCCTGGAGCTGGCCGATAAGCAGAACCTAAAGATCGCTGCCGCCGGTACGCACCCTTTCTCAGACTGGCAGGAGCAGCTGATTACACCTAATGAACGTTACGATCGGCTCATCGACGAGCTACGCGATGTGGCCCGCTCGAACCTAATATTTGGCCTGCACGTACACGTGGGCATTGAAAATCGGAACGAAGGCGTTCAGATCATGAACGCGGTACGGTATTTTCTACCCCATATCTACGCCCTTTCGACCAATTCGCCCTTTTGGCGGGGCCGCAATACGGGCTTCAAATCGTATAGGTCTAAAGTATTTGACAAGTTTCCCAGAACGGGTATCCCGGATTTCTTTTCGTCGGCAGCGGAGTACGATGAGTACATCAATCTGCTGGTGAAAACCGGCTGTATCGACAACGGCAAGAAAATCTGGTGGGACATACGGCTACATCCGTTCTTCGACACCATTGAGTTTCGTATTTGTGACGTACCAATGCGGGTGGATGAAACTATTTGTCTGGCGGCTATCATGCAGGCACTGGTGGCTAAAATTTATAAGCTTCACCAGCAAAACCTCAACTTCAGACCCTATCGTCGTATACTGATCAACGAAAACAAATGGCGGGCCGCCCGGTATGGTATTGAAGGTAAATTGATTGATTTTGGCAAGCAGATTGAGGTGCCAACCCATGAACTGATCCACGAACTGCTAAACTTTATCGACGATGTTGTCGATGAACTGGGTAGCCGTGCCGAGTGCGAATATGTCCTTAAAATATTGGAGATGGGCACCGGTGCCGACCGTCAATTAGCTGTTTTTCAACAGACAAACGACCTCAAGCAGGTAGTCGATTACATTGTAGAGGAAACTTCTTTCGGTATCAGATAG
- a CDS encoding RNA polymerase, sigma-24 subunit, ECF subfamily (TIGRFAM: RNA polymerase sigma factor, sigma-70 family~PFAM: sigma-70 region 2 domain protein; Sigma-70 region 4 type 2; sigma-70 region 4 domain protein~KEGG: bcm:Bcenmc03_2388 ECF subfamily RNA polymerase sigma-24 factor) — translation MAETPGRTILETVKQYGSRLSRFIRGQVKSDEDAEDILQDVWYQLARVVDLDGIESLSGWLFQVARNRITDTYRKRKDDSLSDLMGDEDDDDFRFREILLADAETPEDQFFKDIFWEELMKALNELPENQRIVFVQNELEDRTLQEIADEMGENLKTIISRKRYAVQHLRKRLQRLYDELDNL, via the coding sequence ATGGCTGAAACGCCCGGACGAACGATTCTTGAGACAGTAAAGCAGTACGGAAGTCGGCTGTCTCGGTTTATTCGCGGGCAGGTGAAATCCGACGAAGATGCCGAAGATATTCTACAGGATGTCTGGTACCAGCTCGCTAGAGTTGTTGACCTCGATGGTATCGAAAGCCTAAGCGGCTGGCTTTTTCAGGTGGCCCGGAATAGAATTACCGATACTTACCGGAAGAGAAAAGACGATTCACTGTCTGATTTAATGGGCGACGAGGATGACGACGATTTTCGCTTTCGGGAAATTCTTCTTGCCGATGCCGAAACACCCGAAGACCAGTTTTTTAAGGATATTTTCTGGGAAGAACTAATGAAAGCGCTGAACGAGTTACCCGAAAATCAGCGGATTGTTTTTGTTCAGAATGAACTCGAAGACCGAACCTTGCAGGAGATTGCCGATGAAATGGGGGAGAATCTGAAGACTATTATATCCCGGAAACGCTATGCCGTTCAGCACCTTCGGAAGCGATTACAGCGACTATACGACGAACTTGACAACCTATAG
- a CDS encoding conserved hypothetical protein (KEGG: bur:Bcep18194_C6639 hypothetical protein): MKTPYRRIRFFVPIFILLALLAVSYAVYWLWNTVLVAVVPVKPVTFWQAVGLLILSRLLFGGFKFGPRNGGFRGAGGGPSWRDKLRQMSDEDRKRFRSEWKKRCHDKPEL, translated from the coding sequence ATGAAAACTCCTTACAGGCGAATACGATTTTTTGTGCCAATTTTCATACTACTGGCGTTGCTGGCGGTTTCTTACGCCGTTTACTGGCTCTGGAATACAGTGCTGGTTGCGGTTGTACCCGTTAAGCCGGTAACGTTCTGGCAGGCAGTGGGGTTGTTGATTCTATCTCGACTTTTGTTCGGTGGGTTTAAATTTGGCCCACGTAACGGAGGATTCCGGGGAGCGGGTGGCGGACCATCCTGGCGGGATAAATTGCGTCAAATGAGCGACGAAGACCGAAAAAGATTCAGGAGTGAATGGAAGAAGCGATGCCATGATAAACCTGAATTGTAG